A genomic region of Dreissena polymorpha isolate Duluth1 chromosome 4, UMN_Dpol_1.0, whole genome shotgun sequence contains the following coding sequences:
- the LOC127877747 gene encoding 40S ribosomal protein S3, with translation MTTNISKKRKFVQDGVFKAELNNFLTRELAEDGYSGVEVRVTPTRTEIIILATRTQNVLGEKGRRIRELTSVVQKRFGFPEGTVELYAEKVATRGLCAIAQCESLRYKLIGGLAVRRACYGVLRFIMESGAKGCEVVVSGKLRGQRAKSMKFVDGLMIHSGNPINDYVDTAVRHVLLRQGVLGIKVKIMLPWDPTGKIGPKKPLPDNVSIVEPKDEAPPAQPYSEQKGAKPQDAVQTPQQPIM, from the exons ATGACAACAAATATCAGCAAGAAGCGAAAG TTCGTTCAAGATGGAGTGTTCAAGGCCGAGTTGAACAACTTCCTAACCCGTGAACTTGCTGAAGATGGTTACAGTGGGGTGGAGGTGCGTGTTACACCGACCCGCACTGAGATCATCATCCTTGCCACACGCACACAGAACGTCCTTGGAGAGAAGGGCCGAAGAATCCGAGAATTGACATCAGTTGTACAGAAGCGCTTTGGCTTCCCAGAAGGAACTGTTGAG CTGTATGCAGAGAAGGTGGCTACTCGTGGTCTGTGTGCCATTGCTCAGTGTGAGTCCCTGAGATACAAGCTGATTGGAGGGCTGGCAGTCAGAAG GGCGTGCTATGGTGTTCTGAGATTCATCATGGAGTCTGGAGCCAAGGGCTGTGAGGTAGTGGTGTCTGGCAAGCTGCGAGGTCAGAGAGCCAAGTCCATGAAGTTTGTGGACGGTCTCATGATCCACTCTGGTAACCCCATCAATGACTACGTGGATACCGCTGTCAGACACGTCCTCCTCAGACAGG GTGTTCTGGGCATCAAGGTGAAGATCATGTTGCCATGGGACCCGACAGGCAAGATCGGCCCCAAGAAGCCACTTCCCGACAATGTGAGTATTGTGGAGCCCAAGGACGAGGCCCCGCCCGCGCAGCCCTACAGCGAACAGAAGGGAGCCAAGCCACAGGACGCTGTGCAGACCCCACAACAACCCATCATGTAG